The proteins below are encoded in one region of Hordeum vulgare subsp. vulgare chromosome 3H, MorexV3_pseudomolecules_assembly, whole genome shotgun sequence:
- the LOC123442683 gene encoding receptor-like protein kinase FERONIA — MVLPTLPVTLIFLTLLAFLSIAMAADSNSMASGLILLNCGASGQGDDDIGRTWDGDISSKFAPLLEGVAANAAYEDPSLPSMVPYMTARIFTSNYTYSFPVTAGRVFLRLYFYPIAYGNYVVSDAFFGVTAGNLVLLNGFSASQTAQATSSAYLVREYSVNVSSGSLDLTFAPSTHQTGSYAFVNGIEIVPTPDIFTTADTKFVSGNHTDLFKFTADTGFQTMYRINVGGPYISPKDDSGFYRSWINDAPYRYDDSGVTFSKDDNVTIRYTPTVPNYTAPVDVYASARSMGQNPHVNPNFHLTHKLNYNLTWILPVDAGFFYLLRFHFCEIEYPITKVNQRVFFININNHAAQQKVDVILWSGGIGRTAYRDYAIMATGSSMVDLWIALEADFSDQPEFTDVILNGLEVFKLQGYGTNNLAGLNPPLPQKPSGARKYKGDKLAAIWGTTGGFALILIALTITCVISRQKKVGKSSFKTDCRHLNRPTECRESTCDLVRRFSFAEIQLVTKDFDEAFIIGRGGFGNVYSGEIDGRTKVAIKRFNQKSQQGFHEFQTEIEMLCNFRHRHLVSLIGYCEEKNEMILVYDYMAHGTFREHLYNTGNPPLPWQQRLEICIGAARGLHYLHTGTEQGIIHRDVKTTNILLDDRLMAKVSDFGLSKASPDIDNSHMSTVVKGTFGYLDPEYFRLQRLTKKSDVYSFGVVLFETLCARPVINTELPYEQVSLRDWALSCRKKGVLEEIVDPCVKEEITPQCFRTFAEIAEKCVADRSIDRPSMGDVLWNLEVALQLQDSASYNSSCAEGASSLQTSGVHSGKPSTNSTISVSAQEAIFSDIVHPEGR, encoded by the coding sequence ATGGtgctcccaaccttaccagttacCCTCATATTCCTCACACTGTTAGCTTTCTTGTCGATTGCCATGGCGGCTGATAGCAACTCCATGGCCTCTGGCCTCATCCTCCTAAATTGCGGAGCATCAGGCCAAggcgatgatgatattggtcgtaCTTGGGATGGGGACATCAGCTCCAAGTTCGCACCATTACTGGAAGGAGTTGCAGCCAATGCTGCATACGAAGACCCTTCACTCCCCTCTATGGTCCCTTATATGACCGCACGCATATTCACTTCAAATTACACCTATTCCTTCCCTGTGACCGCAGGCCGCGTGTTCTTACGCCTCTACTTCTATCCGATTGCTTACGGAAACTATGTTGTCTCCGATGCCTTCTTTGGGGTCACGGCAGGAAATCTTGTACTCTTAAATGGTTTCAGTGCTTCGCAAACTGCTCAGGCGACCAGTTCTGCCTACCTTGTGCGTGAATACTCGGTGAATGTTTCTTCAGGCAGCTTGGACCTCACCTTTGCCCCATCAACACATCAGACTGGTTCTTATGCATTTGTGAATGGCATTGAGATTGTGCCCACACCTGACATCTTCACGACAGCTGACACAAAATTTGTCAGCGGCAATCACACAGATTTATTCAAATTCACCGCTGACACAGGCTTCCAGACTATGTATCGGATCAATGTCGGGGGGCCATACATTTCCCCGAAAGATGACTCGGGCTTTTACCGCTCATGGATCAATGATGCCCCGTACAGATATGATGACTCTGGGGTAACCttcagcaaagatgataatgtgaCTATCAGGTATACACCCACAGTGCCGAATTACACTGCACCAGTTGATGTATATGCTTCAGCTCGGTCGATGGGGCAAAATCCACATGTAAATCCGAATTTCCATCTGACACACAAACTGAACTACAACCTTACATGGATTTTACCGGTTGATGCGGGGTTCTTTTACCTCCTAAGGTTTCATTTCTGTGAGATTGAGTATCCCATTACCAAGGTGAATCAGAGGGTGTTCTTCATTAACATTAACAACCACGCCGCGCAGCAGAAGGTGGATGTTATCCTTTGGAGCGGAGGAATCGGTAGAACAGCATACAGAGACTATGCTATCATGGCTACTGGTTCCAGTATGGTAGACTTGTGGATTGCACTTGAAGCTGATTTTTCAGACCAACCAGAGTTTACTGATGTAATACTGAATGGTCTTGAGGTCTTCAAGCTACAGGGCTATGGAACGAACAATCTTGCTGGGCTCAATCCTCCACTTCCGCAGAAACCTAGTGGTGCAAGAAAATATAAAGGTGATAAACTAGCAGCCATATGGGGAACTACCGgaggttttgctttgattttgatTGCCCTTACCATCACGTGTGTTATCTCCAGACAGAAGAAGGTAGGGAAGAGTTCTTTCAAGACTGACTGTCGACATTTGAATCGTCCCACTGAATGCAGAGAGTCCACATGTGATCTCGTCCGTCGCTTCTCATTTGCAGAAATTCAACTTGTCACCAAAGACTTCGATGAAGCATTTATCATCGGCAGAGGTGGTTTCGGAAATGTCTACAGTGGCGAGATCGACGGACGGACAAAAGTTGCAATCAAGCGATTCAACCAGAAATCCCAACAAGGCTTTCATGAGTTTCAGACTGAAATCGAGATGTTATGCAATTTCCGCCATCGCCACCTTGTATCTTTGATTGGCTACTGTGAGGAGAAGAATGAGATGATTCTGGTGTATGACTACATGGCTCATGGAACATTCCGTGAGCATCTGTACAACACTGGAAACCCACCACTGCCATGGCAGCAGCGCCTTGAGATTTGCATTGGTGCAGCCCGAGGACTGCATTACCTCCACACCGGCACAGAGCAAGGAATCATCCACCGTGATGTCAAGACCACCAACATCCTACTAGATGATAGGTTGATGGCAAAGGTTTCCGACTTCGGTTTGTCTAAGGCTAGTCCAGACATTGACAACAGCCACATGAGCACCGTCGTGAAAGGCACCTTTGGATACCTTGATCCTGAGTACTTCCGGCTGCAGCGTCTCACCAAAAAATCAGATGTGTACTCCTTCGGGGTCGTGTTGTTTGAGACCCTGTGTGCGCGCCCTGTGATAAACACTGAGCTCCCTTATGAGCAAGTGAGCTTGCGTGACTGGGCGCTATCTTGCCGAAAGAAAGGTGTACTCGAGGAGATTGTCGACCCCTGTGTTAAGGAGGAAATCACCCCTCAGTGCTTCAGGACATTTGCAGAGATAGCGGAGAAATGCGTTGCTGATCGTAGCATAGATAGGCCATCAATGGGTGATGTACTCTGGAACCTTGAGGTCGCACTCCAGCTGCAGGATAGTGCGAGCTACAACAGCAGCTGTGCCGAGGGTGCATCATCTCTTCAGACCAGCGGAGTGCATTCAGGCAAACCATCGACCAACTCAACAATTAGCGTCTCAGCACAGGAGGCCATATTTTCAGATATTGTACATCCAGAAGGCCGATAA